One window of the Oscillatoria salina IIICB1 genome contains the following:
- the argJ gene encoding bifunctional ornithine acetyltransferase/N-acetylglutamate synthase: MADWKEIAGGVTAPRGYQAAGITAGLKPSGAPDLALIFSETEAIAAGVFTQTMVRAACVDYCRQRLQAKASARAILCNAGQANAATGEQGWQDALLTAKLLGKQMNISPDSILLASTGVIGQRIKMDAFRSGIPKLVAALSPEGGDAAAKAIITTDLKTKAIALETTIGDRPVRIGGIAKGSGMIHPNMATMLSFVTCDAAVSTHLWQEMLSRAAQKSFNQITVDGDTSTNDTLIALANGQSRTPAITEMSVEAEKLEAMLTAVCQHLAKAVARDGEGATCLIEAQVSGAENESAALKVAKTIVGSSLVKSAIFGRDPNWGRIAAAAGRAGVQFKQEDLQVKLGNILLMENGQPLAFDRQAASEYLKQAAAGAYLQDDTVLISVKIGAGDGSGKAWGCDLSYDYVKINAEYTT; encoded by the coding sequence ATGGCAGATTGGAAAGAGATTGCAGGTGGAGTAACCGCACCCAGAGGTTATCAAGCGGCGGGAATTACAGCAGGGTTAAAACCTTCAGGAGCACCAGATTTAGCTTTAATTTTCTCAGAAACAGAGGCGATCGCGGCAGGGGTGTTTACCCAAACAATGGTTAGGGCGGCTTGTGTAGATTATTGTCGCCAGCGTTTGCAAGCTAAAGCGAGTGCGAGAGCAATTTTGTGCAATGCTGGACAAGCAAATGCAGCTACCGGAGAACAAGGTTGGCAAGATGCACTCTTAACTGCCAAGCTTTTAGGGAAACAAATGAATATTTCCCCAGACTCAATTTTATTAGCATCCACAGGTGTAATCGGACAACGAATAAAGATGGATGCTTTTCGCAGTGGGATACCTAAATTGGTAGCTGCACTTTCTCCAGAGGGAGGTGATGCAGCAGCGAAAGCAATTATTACCACTGATTTAAAAACGAAAGCGATCGCGCTAGAAACAACAATTGGCGATCGCCCCGTTAGAATTGGTGGTATTGCTAAAGGTTCGGGTATGATTCATCCGAATATGGCAACCATGCTATCGTTTGTGACTTGCGATGCCGCAGTTTCGACTCATTTATGGCAAGAAATGTTAAGCCGCGCCGCCCAAAAAAGCTTTAATCAAATTACCGTCGATGGCGATACTAGCACCAACGATACCTTAATTGCCTTGGCAAATGGTCAATCTCGCACTCCCGCAATTACGGAAATGAGTGTAGAGGCTGAGAAACTAGAAGCCATGTTAACCGCAGTTTGCCAACATTTAGCCAAAGCAGTCGCGCGTGATGGTGAGGGCGCTACTTGTTTAATTGAAGCACAAGTTTCTGGTGCAGAAAACGAATCAGCAGCCCTAAAAGTCGCTAAAACCATCGTCGGTTCATCTTTAGTTAAATCTGCCATTTTTGGACGCGATCCTAACTGGGGACGCATTGCCGCCGCCGCCGGACGTGCAGGCGTACAATTTAAACAAGAAGACTTACAAGTCAAGCTAGGAAACATTTTGTTAATGGAAAATGGTCAACCTTTAGCTTTCGATCGCCAAGCAGCCAGCGAATACTTGAAACAAGCTGCGGCTGGGGCTTATTTACAAGACGATACGGTGTTAATTTCCGTTAAAATCGGCGCTGGTGATGGTAGTGGTAAAGCTTGGGGCTGCGACCTCAGTTATGATTATGTAAAGATCAATGCGGAGTACACCACTTAA